The following are encoded together in the Planctomycetia bacterium genome:
- a CDS encoding ABC transporter permease subunit (The N-terminal region of this protein, as described by TIGR01726, is a three transmembrane segment that identifies a subfamily of ABC transporter permease subunits, which specificities that include histidine, arginine, glutamine, glutamate, L-cystine (sic), the opines (in Agrobacterium) octopine and nopaline, etc.): MKQHLKVVLLLLLCLTGCKPSETVVIRWGSDAEGGAPYIFRDPNNSANYLGYEVELAQALGQKLGKPMEFVQNEFKELTNGLKRGDYQLALNGIEATPDRAAQFRLSRPYYVYQQQLVTRKGDTRFASLEDCLKKNAIVGTMEETAADRILNARNIQKKLYNGPTDAYRDLELGRIDAVLLDQPMAVTYAKPNPKLQFAGPPFAKGYYVIVLRKEDEAFAGKVDQALQELWNDGSLQRIYEKWNLWNDDQQELNKPQDVAGEANKPYQMFGEGGYLKLLWEGAKVTIRIAVLSMLLAIIIGLPIALMRLYGSRPLQFISIAYVEFFRGIPVLFLLYVLYYGVPQIGNLVVLLLGEDYRNYGPEFVAILAFGLNYAAYEAEVYRAGLSAVPKGQWEAAAALGMPKRLTFRRIILPQAMRSILPPMTNDFVALFKDTSLVSAISLVELSKQFQILSKPANQYLEIGLATATLYLLMSVPLGWLARHLEKKWAKTH, translated from the coding sequence ATGAAACAACATCTCAAGGTGGTACTGTTATTGCTACTTTGCCTAACCGGCTGCAAGCCTTCAGAAACGGTCGTCATCCGCTGGGGTTCCGATGCAGAAGGTGGAGCCCCGTATATTTTTCGTGATCCCAATAACTCTGCCAACTACCTGGGTTATGAAGTAGAACTCGCACAAGCTTTAGGGCAGAAGCTCGGCAAACCGATGGAGTTTGTGCAAAATGAATTCAAGGAACTTACCAACGGTCTCAAGCGTGGCGACTACCAGTTGGCGCTCAATGGCATCGAAGCGACGCCAGATCGGGCAGCGCAGTTCCGGCTCAGTCGTCCTTATTACGTTTACCAGCAGCAGTTAGTGACCCGGAAAGGCGATACACGGTTTGCTTCATTGGAAGATTGCCTGAAGAAGAATGCGATAGTAGGTACGATGGAGGAAACCGCTGCCGACCGCATCCTGAATGCCAGGAACATACAAAAGAAACTCTACAACGGGCCGACCGATGCCTATCGCGACCTGGAGCTGGGCCGCATTGATGCTGTGCTACTCGATCAGCCGATGGCAGTGACGTATGCCAAGCCCAATCCCAAGCTGCAGTTTGCCGGGCCGCCTTTTGCCAAGGGGTATTACGTCATAGTGCTGCGGAAGGAAGATGAGGCATTTGCAGGCAAGGTTGACCAGGCATTGCAGGAATTGTGGAACGATGGCTCGTTACAACGCATCTACGAAAAATGGAACCTGTGGAATGACGATCAACAGGAACTGAACAAGCCACAGGATGTTGCAGGCGAAGCAAACAAGCCGTACCAGATGTTTGGCGAAGGTGGATACCTGAAACTTCTCTGGGAAGGGGCCAAGGTCACTATCCGCATTGCAGTGCTCAGCATGCTGCTCGCCATCATTATCGGCTTGCCTATCGCCCTGATGCGGCTCTATGGCAGCAGGCCGTTACAGTTTATCTCCATTGCTTATGTCGAGTTCTTCCGTGGCATTCCGGTTCTGTTTCTGCTCTATGTTCTCTACTATGGTGTGCCACAGATAGGCAACCTGGTGGTCTTACTTCTGGGTGAAGACTATCGCAATTACGGCCCAGAGTTTGTCGCCATTCTTGCATTTGGATTGAACTACGCTGCTTACGAGGCCGAAGTCTATCGTGCAGGTTTGTCTGCCGTGCCGAAAGGACAATGGGAAGCCGCTGCCGCCCTGGGGATGCCTAAGCGATTGACTTTTCGCCGGATCATTCTGCCTCAAGCCATGCGCAGTATTCTGCCGCCCATGACCAATGATTTTGTAGCACTGTTCAAGGATACCAGCCTGGTCAGTGCCATATCGCTGGTGGAATTATCGAAGCAGTTTCAGATTCTTTCCAAGCCAGCCAACCAGTACCTGGAGATTGGCCTGGCGACAGCCACCCTGTATCTGTTGATGTCAGTGCCATTAGGCTGGCTGGCCCGGCATCTCGAAAAGAAGTGGGCCAAGACACATTAG
- a CDS encoding MFS transporter, translating to MSQTPATSSNPLSKIIAYIKGHPFGFWFLFWGELAERCSYYGMLAILTFYMNEKLLFSESDSSRWAYYFQAATYLTPLIGGIIADRFLGRYWTIVGFAVPYVIGNWLMTIPLTAEDVIRTTSGFAIPPVIMLIALVILAFGSGVIKPNLSTLLGMTYDQQKPGELQLRSTAFSMFYWAINVGSLLAQAGMPWLRSRVGYNNAYWLPTILMVIALILFALGRKYYAVETIHHKKKTPEERAEQWSTLAKLLGVFVLCAVFWSVMKHYNTVWLYFTREKLDTTIFGTTYKADQFQQLNAWFILTLLPLSTILFTWMEKRGHKVRPTDKMQLGFVFTALTPLMFVLADQMAGTGKTSILWLVAAYFCMTVAEILISPVGLELAFVAAPKSMKGFITACFLFTIFSGTLINSQVTPIYSVEVIKTEARQILQATGFMASSLAASPATMGVTMESGLELSLVSAKQAVLKRYTPTQYFSVQLAICIIAVIVFYFIAKPFNRRLAEQEQSQP from the coding sequence ATGTCCCAGACACCGGCCACGAGCAGCAATCCCCTCAGCAAGATCATTGCCTACATCAAAGGGCATCCATTCGGATTCTGGTTTCTCTTTTGGGGCGAACTAGCGGAACGTTGCTCGTACTATGGTATGCTGGCTATTCTCACGTTTTACATGAACGAGAAATTGCTGTTCAGTGAATCAGATTCTTCCCGCTGGGCTTATTACTTTCAAGCAGCGACCTACCTGACCCCTCTCATTGGCGGGATCATCGCTGATCGCTTTCTCGGTAGATATTGGACCATCGTCGGCTTTGCAGTACCGTATGTCATTGGCAACTGGCTGATGACCATACCGCTGACAGCCGAAGACGTCATTCGTACTACAAGTGGCTTTGCTATTCCACCAGTCATCATGCTTATTGCATTGGTGATCCTGGCGTTTGGTAGCGGCGTCATCAAGCCTAACTTGTCAACCTTGTTGGGAATGACGTACGATCAGCAGAAACCGGGAGAGTTGCAGCTGCGCAGCACAGCCTTCTCGATGTTTTACTGGGCTATCAATGTCGGCTCTCTGCTTGCCCAGGCAGGCATGCCATGGCTTCGATCTCGAGTAGGCTACAACAACGCATATTGGTTGCCGACCATTCTGATGGTGATCGCGCTTATTTTGTTTGCCTTGGGCAGGAAATACTACGCCGTTGAAACGATTCATCACAAGAAAAAAACACCGGAAGAACGTGCAGAACAGTGGAGCACCCTGGCAAAGCTGTTGGGTGTATTTGTGCTGTGCGCGGTCTTCTGGAGCGTGATGAAACATTACAACACCGTCTGGCTCTATTTTACCCGCGAGAAACTCGATACCACCATCTTCGGTACGACCTACAAGGCAGATCAGTTTCAACAACTCAATGCCTGGTTTATTTTGACCCTTCTGCCACTCTCCACCATCCTCTTCACCTGGATGGAGAAGCGAGGACATAAGGTTCGCCCGACCGACAAGATGCAGCTGGGGTTTGTCTTTACCGCTCTAACTCCGCTCATGTTTGTTCTGGCCGATCAAATGGCTGGTACAGGCAAAACATCCATCCTCTGGCTCGTGGCTGCGTATTTCTGCATGACAGTAGCGGAAATACTGATTTCCCCCGTGGGGCTGGAACTCGCCTTTGTAGCTGCTCCAAAATCGATGAAGGGTTTTATTACCGCTTGTTTTCTCTTCACGATTTTCAGTGGCACGTTGATCAACAGCCAGGTAACGCCCATCTACAGTGTTGAAGTCATCAAAACCGAAGCCAGGCAAATACTACAGGCAACAGGTTTCATGGCGTCTAGCCTGGCAGCGTCTCCCGCTACAATGGGAGTAACGATGGAAAGCGGCCTCGAACTTTCGCTCGTCAGCGCCAAGCAGGCCGTTCTTAAACGGTATACCCCCACGCAATACTTCAGCGTACAACTGGCGATATGCATTATTGCAGTGATTGTTTTTTACTTCATTGCCAAGCCCTTTAACCGCCGATTGGCGGAACAGGAACAGTCTCAACCGTAA
- a CDS encoding acyl-CoA thioesterase — MSERYLAIKVVMMPRDTNPLGTIFGGVLLSYIDQAAHCGARHALDAKGGKAKMLVTIAIDKVDFKEPVLVGDLVSFWAHSIRVGRTSITVRVEVEAERQGRIIPVTQADVIYVSVDRQADGTLKPVPHGAPPEGK; from the coding sequence ATGTCAGAACGATACCTAGCCATCAAAGTGGTTATGATGCCTCGCGATACCAACCCGCTGGGAACCATCTTCGGTGGCGTATTGCTCAGCTATATCGATCAGGCAGCACATTGTGGTGCTCGCCATGCCTTGGATGCCAAGGGCGGCAAAGCGAAAATGCTCGTTACGATTGCCATCGATAAAGTCGATTTTAAGGAACCGGTGCTGGTGGGTGACCTCGTCAGTTTCTGGGCACATTCCATTCGTGTTGGAAGAACATCCATAACCGTGCGTGTTGAAGTGGAAGCAGAAAGGCAAGGCAGGATCATTCCCGTCACGCAGGCCGATGTCATTTATGTCTCGGTAGATCGCCAGGCAGATGGTACACTGAAACCCGTTCCGCATGGGGCACCACCGGAAGGCAAGTAA
- the carB gene encoding carbamoyl-phosphate synthase large subunit has translation MPKRTDIKKILIIGSGPIIIGQACEFDYSGTQACKALREEGYQVVLVNSNPATIMTDPEMADRTYIEPITWEYVAEIIRIERPDALLPTLGGQTGLNTAMALHKNGILEKYGVEMIGAKPEAIHKAEDRLAFKQAMEKIGLDLPKSKQIHNLDEARDVLDLVGLPCILRPSFTLGGTGGGIAYNRTEFFDMIARGLNLSPVHSVLVEESCLGWKEYELEVMRDHADNVVIICSIENLDPMGVHTGDSITVAPAQTLTDKEYQRMRDASLRVIREIGVETGGSNIQFAINPANGRMIVIEMNPRVSRSSALASKATGFPIAKIAAKLAVGYRLDELKNDITRETPACFEPTIDYVVTKIPRWAFEKFPDADATLTTQMKSVGETMAIGRTFKESLQKALRGLETGHFGLGSHRFDRWGTPKQPTIEEIEHKLATPNAERIFFLRYAMKAGMSLDAIHQRTKIDMWFLNHIADIVAMEEELRQMANFDQVTEPILRRAKQFGFSDKQLCNIWNVSESEVKQKRREYGILPVFKLVDTCAAEFEAYTPYYYSTYDAAPKQFGGGEVLVENEVKPKGNKKRIMILGGGPNRIGQGIEFDYCCCQASFALKEAGYETIMVNSNPETVSTDYDTSDMLFFEPLTAEDVLHIVEEVKPDGIIVQFGGQTPLNLAKALEAANAPIIGTSVDSIDVAEDRERFSELVNTLKLKQPPSGIAYDVGSANRIAQRIGYPVLVRPSYVLGGRAMEIVGEQRGLEQYVSRAVDVSPGKPILIDRFLDNAIEVDVDCLADGRDVIVGGVMQHIEEAGIHSGDSACVLPPYSLTPEITEEIKRQTRQLALALNVQGLMNVQFAVANFKAFGNNDNQAEKPVIYILEVNPRASRTSPFVSKAIGLPMPKVASLIMVGKTLRELGVTREITPPYYSVKESVFPFNKFPGVDIILGPEMKSTGEVMGIDEDFAVAFAKTQLASNNPLPKNGLIFISVADRDKEVAVPIGKRFVELGYDLVATMGTMRALHAAGVKCREINKISTGRPNLLDLLENDQVALIINTPSSRISRSDERKIRSAAVTRGVTCITTISAAQAAVAACSALQGSTVKVKSLQERLKLLSPST, from the coding sequence ATGCCCAAACGTACTGACATCAAGAAGATTCTGATTATCGGCTCCGGGCCTATTATCATCGGCCAGGCTTGTGAATTTGATTACTCCGGAACCCAGGCTTGCAAAGCACTTCGCGAAGAAGGATATCAGGTAGTTCTCGTTAACTCCAATCCTGCCACCATCATGACCGATCCGGAGATGGCAGATCGGACGTATATTGAACCGATCACCTGGGAATACGTTGCGGAAATCATCCGGATTGAACGGCCTGATGCGTTGCTTCCCACCCTGGGTGGCCAAACCGGTCTCAACACGGCGATGGCTCTACATAAAAACGGCATACTGGAAAAGTATGGCGTCGAAATGATCGGTGCCAAGCCGGAAGCCATTCACAAAGCGGAAGACCGACTGGCGTTCAAGCAGGCTATGGAAAAGATTGGGCTCGATCTTCCCAAATCCAAACAGATCCACAACCTGGATGAAGCACGCGATGTGCTCGACCTCGTAGGCCTACCATGCATCCTTCGCCCCAGCTTTACCCTGGGTGGCACGGGTGGTGGAATCGCTTACAACCGTACTGAATTCTTCGATATGATTGCCCGCGGACTGAATCTCAGCCCGGTGCACAGCGTGCTGGTGGAGGAATCGTGCCTGGGCTGGAAGGAATATGAGCTCGAAGTGATGCGCGACCACGCTGACAATGTCGTCATCATCTGCTCGATTGAAAATCTCGACCCGATGGGAGTTCACACGGGTGATTCCATCACGGTGGCGCCGGCACAAACGCTGACTGACAAAGAATACCAGCGCATGCGTGATGCCTCGCTGCGGGTCATCCGTGAAATCGGCGTGGAAACAGGTGGATCGAACATCCAGTTCGCAATCAACCCTGCCAATGGGCGGATGATTGTCATCGAGATGAACCCGCGTGTCAGCCGCAGTTCCGCACTGGCCAGCAAAGCAACGGGTTTCCCCATTGCCAAGATTGCAGCCAAGCTCGCGGTAGGCTATCGGCTTGATGAACTGAAAAACGACATTACGCGTGAAACACCTGCCTGCTTCGAACCGACTATTGATTACGTCGTCACCAAGATTCCACGCTGGGCATTCGAAAAATTCCCCGATGCTGATGCCACGCTGACCACGCAGATGAAATCGGTCGGCGAGACCATGGCTATCGGCAGAACCTTCAAGGAATCACTTCAGAAAGCCTTGCGCGGCCTGGAAACCGGCCATTTTGGTCTGGGGTCACATCGATTCGACCGCTGGGGGACTCCGAAGCAACCGACTATTGAAGAAATTGAGCACAAGCTGGCAACACCCAACGCTGAACGCATTTTCTTCCTGCGCTATGCTATGAAAGCTGGCATGAGCCTGGATGCTATTCATCAGCGTACGAAAATTGACATGTGGTTTCTCAACCACATCGCAGATATCGTTGCCATGGAAGAAGAACTGCGGCAGATGGCGAACTTTGATCAGGTCACAGAACCCATTCTCCGACGTGCCAAGCAGTTTGGGTTTTCAGATAAGCAGCTCTGCAACATCTGGAATGTCAGCGAAAGTGAAGTGAAGCAGAAACGGCGCGAGTATGGGATTCTTCCCGTATTCAAACTGGTCGATACCTGTGCCGCGGAGTTTGAAGCCTACACGCCGTATTACTATTCCACTTACGACGCAGCTCCGAAACAATTTGGCGGGGGAGAAGTGCTGGTCGAAAATGAAGTGAAGCCCAAGGGGAACAAGAAGCGAATCATGATTCTGGGCGGTGGCCCCAATCGTATTGGTCAGGGCATTGAATTCGATTACTGCTGCTGCCAGGCGTCATTTGCTCTCAAGGAAGCTGGCTATGAAACCATCATGGTCAATTCCAACCCTGAGACGGTTTCGACCGATTACGACACCAGCGATATGCTGTTCTTCGAACCGCTGACAGCTGAAGATGTACTTCATATCGTGGAAGAAGTGAAGCCGGACGGAATCATCGTCCAGTTCGGCGGTCAGACACCGCTCAACCTGGCTAAGGCACTGGAAGCTGCCAACGCCCCGATTATCGGCACCAGTGTTGACAGCATCGATGTAGCCGAAGACCGCGAACGATTTTCTGAGCTGGTCAACACGCTGAAATTGAAACAGCCTCCCAGTGGCATTGCTTATGACGTAGGTAGCGCTAATCGAATAGCACAACGGATCGGGTATCCTGTGCTCGTCCGACCCAGCTATGTGCTTGGTGGCAGAGCCATGGAAATCGTAGGTGAACAACGGGGACTGGAACAATATGTTTCTCGAGCTGTTGATGTATCACCCGGTAAACCGATTCTCATAGATCGCTTTCTCGACAACGCGATCGAGGTCGATGTCGATTGCCTGGCTGATGGCAGGGATGTCATCGTTGGTGGAGTCATGCAACACATTGAAGAAGCAGGGATCCATTCAGGTGATTCTGCCTGTGTTCTTCCGCCCTACAGTCTGACACCGGAAATCACGGAAGAAATCAAGAGGCAAACCAGGCAACTCGCCCTGGCCTTGAATGTACAAGGCCTGATGAATGTTCAATTCGCCGTAGCCAACTTCAAAGCCTTTGGCAACAACGACAACCAGGCAGAAAAGCCAGTCATTTACATTCTGGAAGTGAACCCCAGGGCCAGCCGGACATCACCTTTTGTTTCCAAAGCCATCGGACTACCCATGCCGAAGGTTGCTTCACTGATTATGGTGGGCAAAACCTTGCGCGAGTTGGGAGTCACCAGAGAGATTACCCCTCCTTACTACTCCGTGAAAGAAAGCGTCTTCCCGTTCAACAAATTCCCCGGCGTAGATATCATCCTGGGTCCTGAAATGAAATCAACCGGCGAGGTCATGGGGATCGATGAAGATTTTGCAGTTGCTTTTGCCAAGACACAACTGGCATCCAATAATCCTCTGCCTAAAAATGGCCTGATCTTCATCTCCGTAGCAGATCGCGACAAGGAAGTTGCAGTTCCCATTGGAAAACGGTTTGTCGAATTGGGATATGATCTGGTAGCAACGATGGGAACCATGCGAGCGCTCCATGCCGCGGGAGTCAAGTGCCGCGAGATCAACAAGATCAGCACCGGCAGGCCCAATCTGCTTGATCTGCTTGAGAATGATCAGGTGGCACTGATCATCAATACCCCCAGCAGTCGGATCAGCCGTTCGGATGAACGAAAAATCCGTTCTGCGGCAGTGACGCGGGGAGTCACCTGCATTACGACGATATCTGCAGCTCAGGCTGCAGTTGCTGCGTGTTCCGCACTACAGGGCAGCACGGTGAAAGTTAAATCGTTACAGGAACGATTAAAACTGTTATCACCTTCGACTTGA
- a CDS encoding glycosyltransferase family 9 protein: MTPLSIINDQSSPGLQDIQSRLSGIEARRIAIIKPSALGDIAHTLPVVTALRHRFPRAEISWVVNNVYASLLKNHPDLDDVISYDRHSFQKDWGTGIDYHARFFRQLFRRHFDLVIDLQGLLRTGLMVRASGAKWRMGLSSAREGSRWFYNIVLPDDLWNMHAVDRYWLAVDALGVGNMTKQFKLPNLEPERKNWLAKLAHLPRPWVMMNLGTRWHTKRWPVNHFAILSQHVSLASAGSTVLVGGPDETQLAEQFTSYWSRNVYSTVGKTTLRELAALLSLADLVISNDSGPLHLGVALGKAVLTPFTCTSPVRTGPYQQPQGVVSTNVPCAASYVKTCTHMSCMSELTPARVLPTLDILLRSWQHYTA, encoded by the coding sequence ATGACACCATTGTCCATCATCAACGATCAGTCTTCGCCCGGCCTGCAGGATATTCAGTCCCGCTTGTCAGGTATCGAGGCGCGACGCATCGCCATTATTAAGCCCAGCGCCTTGGGTGATATTGCCCATACTTTACCTGTAGTCACTGCTCTCAGGCATCGTTTTCCCCGCGCTGAGATTAGCTGGGTGGTGAATAATGTGTACGCAAGCCTGCTCAAGAACCATCCCGATCTGGATGATGTCATCAGCTACGATCGCCACAGTTTCCAAAAAGACTGGGGCACCGGCATCGATTACCATGCGCGATTTTTCCGTCAACTCTTTCGCAGACACTTTGACCTGGTCATTGATTTACAAGGACTTCTTCGAACTGGCCTGATGGTTCGGGCATCCGGCGCTAAATGGAGAATGGGACTGTCATCTGCCCGTGAAGGATCACGGTGGTTTTATAACATCGTGCTGCCTGATGATCTGTGGAACATGCATGCGGTAGATCGGTACTGGCTTGCTGTAGATGCACTCGGCGTTGGTAATATGACCAAGCAGTTCAAGCTGCCCAATCTGGAACCCGAACGAAAAAACTGGCTGGCCAAGCTGGCTCACTTGCCTCGCCCGTGGGTGATGATGAACCTGGGTACACGCTGGCATACCAAGCGCTGGCCCGTGAACCATTTTGCGATCCTCAGCCAGCATGTCTCACTGGCCAGTGCAGGCAGCACGGTTCTGGTCGGTGGACCCGACGAGACGCAACTTGCTGAGCAGTTTACAAGCTACTGGTCACGTAATGTCTATTCGACTGTCGGGAAAACTACGTTGCGTGAATTGGCAGCCCTCTTGAGTCTGGCTGATCTCGTTATTTCCAACGATAGTGGCCCATTACACCTGGGGGTAGCACTGGGCAAAGCGGTTTTGACTCCATTTACCTGTACCTCGCCTGTACGCACTGGTCCGTATCAACAGCCTCAAGGTGTTGTCTCGACGAATGTGCCCTGCGCTGCTAGTTATGTTAAAACCTGCACTCATATGAGTTGCATGAGTGAATTGACACCCGCTCGAGTTCTTCCAACACTGGATATCCTTCTTCGCTCATGGCAACATTACACCGCCTGA
- the maf gene encoding septum formation protein Maf: protein MATLHRLILASSSLGRRALLTQAGYTFEVMPSHIDEHDGTGVTDPRKYVAELAWQKAEAISYQLSAVSQPTFPSPYRGEGLGVRGSSQVEAHPSPHLPLSTEQSAPSTLILAADSTVWHHGQIIGKPVDEADARRILGSLAGTTHELWTGVCLWRLEDGLQFCWQEKSDLYFRPLSADELEYLIQSKVWEGKAGGYGIESVGDPYLTVVTGTVSNVIGLPVESLTILLRQVAPDLIHQD, encoded by the coding sequence ATGGCAACATTACACCGCCTGATTTTAGCCAGCAGTTCACTTGGCAGAAGAGCCTTACTGACCCAGGCCGGGTATACTTTTGAAGTAATGCCCAGCCATATTGATGAGCACGATGGTACAGGAGTAACTGATCCAAGAAAATACGTCGCTGAATTAGCCTGGCAAAAGGCAGAAGCTATCAGCTATCAGCTATCAGCTGTCAGCCAACCTACTTTCCCCTCTCCCTACCGGGGAGAGGGATTGGGGGTGAGGGGTTCCTCTCAAGTCGAAGCCCATCCTTCACCCCACCTGCCGCTGAGCACCGAGCAATCAGCACCCAGCACTCTGATTCTCGCTGCTGATTCAACTGTCTGGCACCATGGTCAGATCATCGGCAAACCCGTTGACGAAGCCGATGCCCGCCGAATCTTAGGAAGCTTGGCTGGAACCACCCATGAGCTTTGGACAGGTGTATGCCTTTGGCGGTTGGAAGATGGATTGCAGTTCTGCTGGCAGGAAAAGAGTGATCTCTACTTTCGGCCGCTCAGTGCAGATGAATTGGAATACCTCATTCAAAGCAAAGTCTGGGAAGGCAAAGCAGGCGGTTATGGCATTGAATCCGTTGGTGATCCATATCTGACGGTAGTTACTGGAACTGTCAGCAATGTGATTGGGTTGCCTGTTGAATCATTGACAATATTGCTCCGTCAAGTTGCGCCTGACCTCATACACCAGGATTGA
- a CDS encoding HAMP domain-containing protein — MLNSIRARLLFWFAGVLLLVIVGFACYLYWSAEHASLQQMDVRLEGAVRYLDAAVKAYPLRELLKPYPFNNPFAPGSFSSPNQNREARLLDNSIRKEAMELRPAEKRNPDKRREGDTNRQSEMERRNQAMRDGVERMRRDLRLPPPTESEIYKMPQFFTIFKENGVVFATNSDPDLKRDPQYFNNLLGKMMTIMFIESDKTRLALFRGPERSLILVGVSMVHELTRLDTLFYQLIASGSLALFVGLLGSWYISGMIMKPVKAISATAAKLSATHLHERIDTRQVDTELKELATVLNDTFDRLEGAFQRQSRFTADAGHELRTPLAVLHTNLELALSRPRSEGEYCEILKSCLDGSSRMRTLIDSLLTLARADAGQLQSNFKSIELCQVVRHAMAQHQARAGNHVLECKLPAQTITIQGDMILMSMVLSNLISNALKYTPEHGRIQVQVDTDGKDAILKVTDNGMGIPEESLPHIFSRFFRVDQSRNRTTGGQGLGLAICKSLVDAHHGSITCESTVGRGTSFTMRFPLINPGV, encoded by the coding sequence ATGCTTAATTCCATCCGCGCCAGGCTGTTGTTCTGGTTTGCCGGTGTTCTGCTCCTGGTCATTGTTGGATTTGCCTGTTACCTCTATTGGAGCGCTGAACATGCCAGCCTGCAGCAGATGGATGTCCGACTCGAAGGTGCTGTTCGCTATTTGGATGCAGCGGTGAAGGCCTATCCACTGCGCGAGTTGTTGAAGCCTTATCCATTTAACAATCCGTTCGCTCCAGGTTCTTTCAGTTCGCCAAACCAGAATCGTGAAGCACGCCTACTCGACAACAGCATCAGAAAAGAAGCAATGGAACTCAGGCCAGCAGAAAAACGCAATCCAGACAAACGCCGTGAAGGCGATACCAATCGCCAGTCTGAAATGGAGCGGCGTAATCAGGCTATGCGTGATGGAGTGGAAAGAATGAGGCGGGATCTCAGATTGCCACCTCCCACGGAAAGTGAAATCTACAAAATGCCACAGTTCTTTACGATTTTTAAAGAAAACGGAGTTGTCTTTGCTACGAATAGTGACCCTGATCTTAAGCGAGATCCACAGTATTTCAATAATCTCTTGGGCAAGATGATGACCATCATGTTCATCGAATCTGACAAGACAAGATTAGCGTTGTTTCGGGGTCCTGAACGAAGCCTGATCCTGGTAGGCGTATCCATGGTTCACGAACTGACACGTCTGGATACACTGTTCTACCAGTTGATTGCCAGTGGTTCTCTTGCGTTATTTGTTGGTCTGCTGGGCAGTTGGTACATCTCCGGCATGATTATGAAACCGGTGAAAGCTATCTCAGCTACTGCTGCCAAACTGTCTGCAACACACCTTCATGAACGCATTGATACCCGTCAAGTGGATACTGAACTCAAAGAACTGGCAACCGTGCTGAATGATACCTTTGATCGGCTGGAGGGCGCTTTTCAAAGACAATCTCGATTTACCGCAGATGCAGGCCACGAGTTGAGAACGCCGCTGGCGGTTTTGCATACTAACCTGGAACTGGCACTCTCACGCCCCCGCAGTGAGGGAGAATACTGCGAAATCCTGAAGTCATGCCTCGATGGCTCCAGCAGGATGCGTACCCTCATCGATTCACTTCTGACTCTGGCCCGTGCTGATGCTGGTCAACTTCAATCCAACTTCAAGTCGATTGAATTATGCCAGGTGGTGCGTCATGCGATGGCCCAGCATCAGGCAAGAGCAGGTAATCATGTGTTGGAATGCAAACTCCCTGCCCAGACGATAACCATACAGGGCGATATGATCTTGATGAGTATGGTGCTTAGCAATCTGATCAGCAATGCGCTGAAATATACGCCGGAACATGGTCGCATTCAGGTGCAGGTGGATACCGATGGCAAGGATGCCATCCTGAAAGTGACGGATAATGGTATGGGGATTCCTGAAGAATCATTGCCTCATATATTTTCGCGTTTCTTTCGTGTCGATCAGTCGCGAAACCGGACAACAGGCGGTCAGGGACTGGGATTAGCCATCTGCAAGAGCCTGGTGGATGCACATCATGGAAGCATCACTTGTGAATCTACTGTAGGCAGGGGAACAAGCTTTACGATGCGGTTTCCCTTGATCAATCCTGGTGTATGA